GCCCGTCCTGGCCAggggccctgcccctcaccagcctCTACTTCTGCATGTCACACTGCAGCAGCAACACAATAGATGGGTCGCTCTTGGCTGCCTCCTTGAACTCCTCCAGTGTAATCTGGTCATCCTTATCCTGGTCCATCTTCTTGAAGATCTTGTCCACACGCTGCTGGGGTGTGAGCCCATCCTGGTTCATTCGCATCATGATCACGGTGCCCACCATTTTATAGATAGCCTGGTGGAGCAATGACAGAGGTGTGAACACCCAACTGGCAGGGAGGGCTGAGGATGGATAAAAGGGGGTCTGTCTGGGAGTGGACTGAGAAGATACTGGAGGACGGTGAAAACACTAGAAAGAGACATGTTGTTAAGACTGGCTTTTTAGGGCTGGCTGGAGGGCTGAACTGGAAGcagcttgctgcacaagcctgaagacctgagtttgttctccagaacccacataaatgtggaaggaaagaactgactccacaaagttgttctctgacctcacatGACACTGTGGAAATGTAACCCTCCATATCACTCATGCACGCGAgtatgcgtgcacacacacacacacacacagacacacgcacgcacgcacgcacgcacgcacacatttCTTTACCCATCATGTGATTctgaatggcctggaacttgctatgtagacaaggctggctttgaactcactatgtaaaccatgctggctttgaattcacagagattcacctccctctgcccactgagtgctggaattaaagctgtgcaccaatTCCTAGTGCTCgacctggctttttggagcccattccctatggagggataccttggtCAGCTTAGATACAGGGCGGGTGAG
This DNA window, taken from Cricetulus griseus strain 17A/GY chromosome 2, alternate assembly CriGri-PICRH-1.0, whole genome shotgun sequence, encodes the following:
- the Hpcal4 gene encoding hippocalcin-like protein 4 isoform X2 → MGKNNSKLAPEVLEDLVQNTEFSEQELKQWYKGFLKDCPSGILNLEEFQQLYIKAIYKMVGTVIMMRMNQDGLTPQQRVDKIFKKMDQDKDDQITLEEFKEAAKSDPSIVLLLQCDMQK